From a region of the Aeoliella mucimassa genome:
- a CDS encoding IS3 family transposase: MKYAWISEHRDSFPVALMCQLLQVSRSGYYDSVDRPRSKRAKRTAKIHASVRQVFEQHHTIYGPAKIAEQLQQREELETACRNTVARAMKEMGLKSRVRKRFTPTTTKADPSKRPAPNVLDRDFDAERPNQKWVTDITYLPTLAGWVYVAVVVDLFSRKVVGWSMSHSLATPLVSDALRQAIESRRPQRGELLHHSDRGCQYTSESYQRTLQTLGIECSMSRRGNCYDNAVAERFFWSLKHEWTKHYEYADLESARLSVFKYIEVFYNRQRLHQSLGYKTPEAFEAEYAPAVAA, encoded by the coding sequence ATGAAGTACGCCTGGATTAGCGAGCACCGCGACTCCTTTCCGGTGGCCCTGATGTGCCAGCTCCTTCAGGTCAGTCGATCGGGCTACTACGACTCGGTCGACCGTCCGCGAAGTAAGCGAGCGAAACGAACAGCAAAGATTCACGCTTCGGTCCGGCAGGTGTTCGAACAACATCACACCATTTACGGTCCGGCCAAGATCGCCGAACAGCTCCAGCAACGAGAGGAGTTGGAGACGGCCTGTCGTAACACGGTGGCCCGTGCGATGAAAGAAATGGGCCTGAAAAGCCGAGTCCGTAAGCGGTTCACGCCGACGACGACCAAGGCGGATCCGTCCAAACGGCCAGCGCCGAACGTCTTGGATCGGGACTTCGATGCGGAGCGTCCGAACCAGAAATGGGTGACCGACATCACGTACTTGCCGACGCTGGCTGGTTGGGTGTACGTGGCGGTCGTCGTCGATCTGTTCAGCCGCAAGGTGGTAGGTTGGTCGATGAGTCATTCGCTGGCCACCCCGCTGGTGAGCGATGCGTTACGTCAAGCCATCGAGTCGCGCCGCCCCCAGCGTGGCGAACTGCTGCATCACAGTGACCGCGGTTGTCAGTACACGAGTGAGAGCTATCAACGGACCTTGCAGACGCTTGGCATCGAGTGTTCGATGAGCCGCCGAGGCAACTGCTACGACAACGCGGTTGCCGAGAGATTCTTCTGGAGTCTGAAGCACGAGTGGACGAAGCACTACGAGTATGCCGACCTTGAGTCAGCACGCCTGAGCGTGTTCAAGTACATTGAAGTGTTCTACAATCGCCAGCGGCTCCACCAGTCGCTGGGTTACAAAACCCCTGAAGCATTCGAAGCCGAATACGCCCCGGCCGTAGCGGCGTAA
- a CDS encoding transposase: MDEQAKRQRPTYSDEFKRDAVRLVVEEGYSFKSACAAVGVCDATLRAWHAKLAPPPEPCGDDATVEEMRAEIARLRKQLKRTELEREILKKATAYFAKEST, encoded by the coding sequence ATGGACGAGCAAGCGAAGCGGCAGCGGCCTACGTATAGCGATGAATTCAAGCGAGACGCGGTGCGGCTGGTGGTTGAAGAAGGTTATTCGTTCAAGTCCGCCTGTGCTGCGGTGGGGGTGTGCGATGCCACGCTGCGGGCTTGGCACGCCAAACTGGCTCCCCCGCCGGAGCCGTGCGGTGACGACGCCACGGTCGAGGAGATGCGAGCCGAGATCGCTCGGCTCCGCAAACAACTCAAACGGACCGAACTGGAACGAGAAATTCTAAAAAAAGCCACGGCGTACTTTGCGAAGGAGTCGACATGA